The stretch of DNA TGAATTTCCGCTCGTCGAGGCTTACGCATGATCAACCGCATCCGCGACATCCGCAAGGCCAAGGGGCTCACCCTCGCCCAGCTTGCCGAAGCCTGCGACCCGCCGACCACCGCGCAGACGATCGGGCGGCTCGAAACGGGGATGCGCAACCTGTCGCTGAAGTGGATGGACCGCATCGGCAAGGCGCTGGGCGTCGATCCTGAAAGCCTCGTCCGGTCGGAAGAGAGCCCCACCGCGCGTGTGGTCGCGGAGCTGGGCTCGGAAGGGGCCGAGGCGCTTAACGCCGAGCGCGAGGCGCTGCTCCCGACCGATCTCGCCGCCGCCAGCGGCGAGGCGATGGCGGTGCTCGAAGTCATCGCAAGCACGGGCGAATACCGGCCCGGCGACCGGCTCTGGCTGCGGCGGATCGCGCCCGAGGATGCCGGGCAGGCGATCAACCGCGACTGCCTCGTGCCGCGCCCCGGCGGGCGCTTCGCCTTCGGGCGGCTGATCGACCGGCAGGGAAGCAAGGTCGGACTGCTCCCACCCGGCGCGGGGCAAAAACAGCTGGTGGTCGACAACCCGCCATGGATCGGGCTTGCCGTGATGCTGGTGCGCGAATTGTGAGAGGCACCCTGCCCCCACGCGGAGCGGCGCGATGAGGCACGTCGTCTCGATCAGCACGCTCTGGCCCAACCCGGTGAGCCCACGCTTCGGAACCTTCGTCGCGCGCTCGCTCGAGGCTCTGGCCCGGCGCGGCGACTGGCGGGTCACGGTTATCAATCCGATCGGCCTGCCTCCGATCGCGCTTGGGCGATACCGAGACCTGTCGAACATCGAGGAACGCAGCGAGGAAGGGGGCATCATGGTCCACCGCCCGCGCTTCACCCTCATCCCCAAGATCGGTGCGCGCCGGAACGCGGCGGCGATCGCACGCGCGGCGCTGCCGGTGCTCGAGGAAATCAGGGCCGCGCAAGAGGTCGACCTGCTCGACGCGCAGTTCTTCTTTCCCGACGGTCCGGCCGCCGCCCGCCTCGCCCGGGCGACGGGCCTGCCGCTTTCGATCAAGGCCCGCGGGAGCGACATCACCTATTGGGGCGGGATCGACCACGCCCGCGCCGAGATGCTGCGCGCCGCACAGCGGGCGGATGGTCTGCTCGCCGTCAGCGAGGCGCTGAAGCGCGATATGGTGGCGCTCGGCATGGAAGAGGACAAGATCACGGTCCATTATACCGGGCTCGACCGCGACCGCTTCCGCCCGCTCGCGCATACGCAGCTGCGCGCGCAGCTCGGGGCGGAGCTCGGCTTCACCATGCCCGACAACGCCCCGCTGCTCGCCTGCGTCGGCGCGCTGATCGAGCGCAAGGGCCAGCACATCCTGCTCGACGCGCTGACCGAGGTGCCGGGCGCGCATCTCGTGCTGGTCGGGCGCGGGGAACAGGAAGGGCAACTGAAAGGGCAGGCGCGCGCGCTGGGGCTGGCGGACCGGGTGCATTTCGTCGGCCTGCTCGACCACGACGTGCTGCCGCTGATGCTGTCGGCCGCCGATGTCATGGTCCTGCCGAGCGCGAACGAGGGGCTCGCCAATGCCTGGGTCGAAGCGCTCGCCTGCGGGACGCCGGTGGTGACCTGCGATGTCGGCGGCGCGCGCGAGGTGATAACGAGCGATCTGGCTGGCCGGCTGGTCGCGCGCGAGCCCAGGGCGGTGGCCGCCGGGATCAACGCCGTGCTCAACGATCCCCCGCCGCGCCAGGCGGTCGCGGACCTCGTCGCGGGCTTCAGCTGGGAGGAGAACGCCGCCCGGCTGGCCGCATATTACGAGGAGCTGCTGGCCCCGAAGGACTGACCGCTCAGGCTTCGCCGCGGGCGATTCGTTCCTGCCGGTCGGCCTCGGTTTCCTGCGGCACAAAGCTGTTCGAGGTCACGCCCAGCCAGATCAGGATCGGCGAGGCGAGATAGACGCTCGAATAGGTCCCGACGAACAGGCCGAAGGTGATCGCGGCGACGAGGCCGAACAGGCTCGCCGGGCCGAACAGGAGCAGCGGGAGCAGCGCGACGAGCAGGGTGAGCGAGGTCATCACCGTGCGCGCCAGCGTCTCGTTGATCGACAGGTCGAGCAGTTCGGGCAGCTGCATCTTGCGATACTTCTTGAGGTTCTCGCGGATGCGGTCGAACACGACGATCGTGTCGTTCAGCGAATAGCCAATGATCGCAAGGATCGCGGCGATGATCTGAAGGCTGAATTCGAGCTGGAACAGCGCGAACAGGCCCAGCGTCAGCGACACGTCGTGAAACAGCGCGAACAGCGCGCCCGCGCCGAACTGCCATTCGAACCGGATCCAGATGTAGAGCGCGACCGCCACCATTGCGGCGAGCAGCGCGATGATCGCGTCCTGCCGGAATTCGCCCGCGACCTTGCCCGAAACGGTGTCGTTCCCGTCGGTTCGCGCATCGGGATATTCCTCGCCGATCGCGGCGATCACGCTGTTGCCGATCTCTGTCGCAGCGCCCGGGGTCGCCTCGA from Erythrobacter sp. encodes:
- the secF gene encoding protein translocase subunit SecF: MKLLKLVPADTNIRFLKWRVPFFVTSLLLIAASWALVFVNGLNFGVDFAGGQEVRLTFEEQATAPIPELRELVGGLGYGEPVVQEFGQPNQVSIRVPLPEEVEATPGAATEIGNSVIAAIGEEYPDARTDGNDTVSGKVAGEFRQDAIIALLAAMVAVALYIWIRFEWQFGAGALFALFHDVSLTLGLFALFQLEFSLQIIAAILAIIGYSLNDTIVVFDRIRENLKKYRKMQLPELLDLSINETLARTVMTSLTLLVALLPLLLFGPASLFGLVAAITFGLFVGTYSSVYLASPILIWLGVTSNSFVPQETEADRQERIARGEA
- a CDS encoding glycosyltransferase, with the translated sequence MRHVVSISTLWPNPVSPRFGTFVARSLEALARRGDWRVTVINPIGLPPIALGRYRDLSNIEERSEEGGIMVHRPRFTLIPKIGARRNAAAIARAALPVLEEIRAAQEVDLLDAQFFFPDGPAAARLARATGLPLSIKARGSDITYWGGIDHARAEMLRAAQRADGLLAVSEALKRDMVALGMEEDKITVHYTGLDRDRFRPLAHTQLRAQLGAELGFTMPDNAPLLACVGALIERKGQHILLDALTEVPGAHLVLVGRGEQEGQLKGQARALGLADRVHFVGLLDHDVLPLMLSAADVMVLPSANEGLANAWVEALACGTPVVTCDVGGAREVITSDLAGRLVAREPRAVAAGINAVLNDPPPRQAVADLVAGFSWEENAARLAAYYEELLAPKD
- a CDS encoding helix-turn-helix transcriptional regulator; its protein translation is MINRIRDIRKAKGLTLAQLAEACDPPTTAQTIGRLETGMRNLSLKWMDRIGKALGVDPESLVRSEESPTARVVAELGSEGAEALNAEREALLPTDLAAASGEAMAVLEVIASTGEYRPGDRLWLRRIAPEDAGQAINRDCLVPRPGGRFAFGRLIDRQGSKVGLLPPGAGQKQLVVDNPPWIGLAVMLVREL